In Oenanthe melanoleuca isolate GR-GAL-2019-014 chromosome 22, OMel1.0, whole genome shotgun sequence, the following proteins share a genomic window:
- the RHOBTB2 gene encoding rho-related BTB domain-containing protein 2 isoform X3: MDSDMDYERPNVETIKCVVVGDNAVGKTRLICARACNATLTQYQLLATHVPTVWAIDQYRVCQEVLERSRDVVDDVSVSLRLWDTFGDHHKDRRFAYGRSDVVVLCFSIANPNSLHHVKTMWYPEIKHFCPRAPVILVGCQLDLRYADLEAVNRARRPLARPIKPNEILPPEKGREVAKELGIPYYETSVVAQFGVKDVFDNAIRAALISRRHLQFWKSHLRNVQRPLLQAPFLPPKPPPPIIIVPDPPSNNEERPAHLLEDPLCADVILVLQEKIKIYAHKIYLSTSSSKFYDLFLMDLSEEDQQSAAAGHGHAERVLHQEERHHGRDFLLRAASFDICESAEEAGPGQRQPCLRASTSDGILRGNRYEGGERGLRRGRNLSSWSRAFASIQEEMAEDPLTYKSKLMVVVKMDASIQPGPFRAVLKYLYTGELDEKERDLMHIAHIAELLEVFDLRMMVANILNNEAFMNQEITKAFHVRRTNRVKECLAKGTFSDVTFVLDDGAISAHKPLLISSCDWMAAMFGGPFVESSTNEVALPHTSKSCMRAVLEYLYTGQFSSSPDLDDMKLIILANRLCLPHLVALTEQYTVTGLMEAAQMMVDIDGDVLVFLELAQFHCASQLADWCLHHICTNYNNVCRKFPRDMKAMSGENQEYFEKHRWPPVWYLKEEDHYQRAKKEREKEDYLHLKRQPKRRWLFWNASSSPSSSPSSSAATASSSSSSSSSSAVV, translated from the exons ATGGATTCTGACATGGATTATGAGAGGCCAAACGTAGAAACCATCAAGTGCGTCGTGGTCGGGGACAACGCGGTGGGCAAGACGCGGCTCATCTGCGCCCGCGCCTGCAACGCCACCCTGACCCAGTACCAGCTGCTGGCCACCCACGTGCCCACGGTGTGGGCCATCGACCAGTACCGCGTCTGCCAGGAG GTGTTGGAGCGCTCCCGGGATGTGGTAGATGATGTCAGCGTGTCCTTGCGCCTCTGGGACACTTTTGGTGACCACCACAAGGACAGGCGGTTTGCCTACGGCAG GTCCGACGTTGTGGTTTTGTGCTTCTCCATCGCCAACCCCAACTCCCTGCACCATGTGAAGACCATGTGGTACCCGGAGATCAAACACTTCTGTCCCCGCGCCCCCGTCATCCTGGTGGGCTGCCAGCTCGACCTGCGCTACGCCGACCTGGAGGCCGTCAACCGAGCCCGGCGGCCCCTGGCCAG GCCAATTAAACCTAATGAGATTCTCCCCCcggagaagggcagggaggtggCCAAGGAGCTGGGGATCCCTTACTACGAGACCAGCGTGGTGGCCCAGTTCGGCGTCAAGGACGTGTTTGACAACGCCATCCGCGCCGCGCTCATCTCCCGCCGCCACCTGCAGTTCTGGAAGTCCCACCTGCGCAACGTGCAGCGGCCCCTGCTCCAAGCCCCCTTcctgccccccaaaccccctcctcCCATCATCATCGTCCCAGACCCCCCTTCCAACAACGAGGAGCGTCCGGCCCACCTCCTGGAGGACCCCCTGTGCGCGGACGTCATCCTGGTGCTGCAAGAGAAGATCAAAATCTACGCACACAAGATCTAcctctccacctcctcctccaagTTCTACGACCTGTTCCTCATGGACCTGAGCGAGGAGGACCAGCAGAGCGCGGCGGCGGGGCACGGGCACGCCGAGAGGGTGCTGCACCAGGAGGAGAGGCACCACGGGCGGGATTTCCTCCTGCGGGCCGCCAGCTTCGACATCTGCGAGAGCGCCGAGGAGGCCGGACCCGGCCAGCGCCAACCGTGCCTTAGAGCCTCCACCAGTGACGGCATCCTGCGGGGGAACCGCTACGAGGGCGGCGAGCGCGGGCTGCGCCGCGGCCGCAACCTCTCCTCCTGGAGCCGCGCGTTCGCCAGCATCCAGGAGGAGATGGCCGAAGACCCGCTCACCTACAAGTCCAAGCTGATGGTGGTGGTGAAGATGGACGCGTCCATCCAGCCAGGTCCTTTCCGCGCCGTGCTCAAGTACCTGTACACGGGGGAGCTGGACGAGAAGGAGCGCGACCTGATGCACATCGCCCACATCGCCGAGCTGCTGGAGGTGTTCGACCTGCGCATGATGGTGGCCAACATCCTCAACAACGAGGCGTTCATGAACCAGGAGATCACCAAAGCCTTCCACGTCCGCAGGACCAACCGCGTCAAGGAATGCCTGGCCAAGGGGACCTTCTCAG ACGTCACCTTCGTGCTGGATGACGGTGCTATCAGTGCCCACAAGCCCCTGCTCATCTCCAGCTGCGACTGGATGGCCGCGATGTTCGGCGGCCCCTTCGTGGAGAGCTCCACCAACGAG GTGGCACTTCCTCACACCAGCAAGAGCTGCATGCGGGCGGTGCTGGAGTACCTGTACACGGGCCAGTTCAGCTCCAGCCCCGACCTGGACGACATGAAGCTCATCATCCTCGCCAACCGCCTCTGCCTGCCGCACCTGGTGGCTCTCACAG AGCAGTACACGGTCACTGGGCTGATGGAGGCGGCGCAGATGATGGTTGACATCGATGGGGACGTGCTGGTGTTCCTGGAGCTGGCTCAG ttCCACTGCGCCTCCCAGCTCGCCGACTGGTGCCTGCACCACATCTGCACCAACTACAACAACGTCTGCCGCAAGTTCCCCCGCGACATGAAGGCCATGTCGGGAG AGAACCAGGAGTACTTCGAGAAGCACCGCTGGCCGCCGGTGTGGTACCTGAAGGAGGAGGATCACTACCAGCGGGCGAAGAAGGAGCGGGAGAAGGAAGATTACCTGCACCTCAAGCGGCAGCCCAAGAGGCGCTGGCTCTTCTGGAAcgcctcctcctccccttcttcctctccttcgTCGTcggcagccacagcctcctcctcctcctcctcctcctcctcctcggctGTGGTTTGA
- the RHOBTB2 gene encoding rho-related BTB domain-containing protein 2 isoform X1, whose amino-acid sequence MESPGKGGPGGKMTAMARSLSQLMDSDMDYERPNVETIKCVVVGDNAVGKTRLICARACNATLTQYQLLATHVPTVWAIDQYRVCQEVLERSRDVVDDVSVSLRLWDTFGDHHKDRRFAYGRSDVVVLCFSIANPNSLHHVKTMWYPEIKHFCPRAPVILVGCQLDLRYADLEAVNRARRPLARPIKPNEILPPEKGREVAKELGIPYYETSVVAQFGVKDVFDNAIRAALISRRHLQFWKSHLRNVQRPLLQAPFLPPKPPPPIIIVPDPPSNNEERPAHLLEDPLCADVILVLQEKIKIYAHKIYLSTSSSKFYDLFLMDLSEEDQQSAAAGHGHAERVLHQEERHHGRDFLLRAASFDICESAEEAGPGQRQPCLRASTSDGILRGNRYEGGERGLRRGRNLSSWSRAFASIQEEMAEDPLTYKSKLMVVVKMDASIQPGPFRAVLKYLYTGELDEKERDLMHIAHIAELLEVFDLRMMVANILNNEAFMNQEITKAFHVRRTNRVKECLAKGTFSDVTFVLDDGAISAHKPLLISSCDWMAAMFGGPFVESSTNEVALPHTSKSCMRAVLEYLYTGQFSSSPDLDDMKLIILANRLCLPHLVALTEQYTVTGLMEAAQMMVDIDGDVLVFLELAQFHCASQLADWCLHHICTNYNNVCRKFPRDMKAMSGENQEYFEKHRWPPVWYLKEEDHYQRAKKEREKEDYLHLKRQPKRRWLFWNASSSPSSSPSSSAATASSSSSSSSSSAVV is encoded by the exons gTCCCAATTAATGGATTCTGACATGGATTATGAGAGGCCAAACGTAGAAACCATCAAGTGCGTCGTGGTCGGGGACAACGCGGTGGGCAAGACGCGGCTCATCTGCGCCCGCGCCTGCAACGCCACCCTGACCCAGTACCAGCTGCTGGCCACCCACGTGCCCACGGTGTGGGCCATCGACCAGTACCGCGTCTGCCAGGAG GTGTTGGAGCGCTCCCGGGATGTGGTAGATGATGTCAGCGTGTCCTTGCGCCTCTGGGACACTTTTGGTGACCACCACAAGGACAGGCGGTTTGCCTACGGCAG GTCCGACGTTGTGGTTTTGTGCTTCTCCATCGCCAACCCCAACTCCCTGCACCATGTGAAGACCATGTGGTACCCGGAGATCAAACACTTCTGTCCCCGCGCCCCCGTCATCCTGGTGGGCTGCCAGCTCGACCTGCGCTACGCCGACCTGGAGGCCGTCAACCGAGCCCGGCGGCCCCTGGCCAG GCCAATTAAACCTAATGAGATTCTCCCCCcggagaagggcagggaggtggCCAAGGAGCTGGGGATCCCTTACTACGAGACCAGCGTGGTGGCCCAGTTCGGCGTCAAGGACGTGTTTGACAACGCCATCCGCGCCGCGCTCATCTCCCGCCGCCACCTGCAGTTCTGGAAGTCCCACCTGCGCAACGTGCAGCGGCCCCTGCTCCAAGCCCCCTTcctgccccccaaaccccctcctcCCATCATCATCGTCCCAGACCCCCCTTCCAACAACGAGGAGCGTCCGGCCCACCTCCTGGAGGACCCCCTGTGCGCGGACGTCATCCTGGTGCTGCAAGAGAAGATCAAAATCTACGCACACAAGATCTAcctctccacctcctcctccaagTTCTACGACCTGTTCCTCATGGACCTGAGCGAGGAGGACCAGCAGAGCGCGGCGGCGGGGCACGGGCACGCCGAGAGGGTGCTGCACCAGGAGGAGAGGCACCACGGGCGGGATTTCCTCCTGCGGGCCGCCAGCTTCGACATCTGCGAGAGCGCCGAGGAGGCCGGACCCGGCCAGCGCCAACCGTGCCTTAGAGCCTCCACCAGTGACGGCATCCTGCGGGGGAACCGCTACGAGGGCGGCGAGCGCGGGCTGCGCCGCGGCCGCAACCTCTCCTCCTGGAGCCGCGCGTTCGCCAGCATCCAGGAGGAGATGGCCGAAGACCCGCTCACCTACAAGTCCAAGCTGATGGTGGTGGTGAAGATGGACGCGTCCATCCAGCCAGGTCCTTTCCGCGCCGTGCTCAAGTACCTGTACACGGGGGAGCTGGACGAGAAGGAGCGCGACCTGATGCACATCGCCCACATCGCCGAGCTGCTGGAGGTGTTCGACCTGCGCATGATGGTGGCCAACATCCTCAACAACGAGGCGTTCATGAACCAGGAGATCACCAAAGCCTTCCACGTCCGCAGGACCAACCGCGTCAAGGAATGCCTGGCCAAGGGGACCTTCTCAG ACGTCACCTTCGTGCTGGATGACGGTGCTATCAGTGCCCACAAGCCCCTGCTCATCTCCAGCTGCGACTGGATGGCCGCGATGTTCGGCGGCCCCTTCGTGGAGAGCTCCACCAACGAG GTGGCACTTCCTCACACCAGCAAGAGCTGCATGCGGGCGGTGCTGGAGTACCTGTACACGGGCCAGTTCAGCTCCAGCCCCGACCTGGACGACATGAAGCTCATCATCCTCGCCAACCGCCTCTGCCTGCCGCACCTGGTGGCTCTCACAG AGCAGTACACGGTCACTGGGCTGATGGAGGCGGCGCAGATGATGGTTGACATCGATGGGGACGTGCTGGTGTTCCTGGAGCTGGCTCAG ttCCACTGCGCCTCCCAGCTCGCCGACTGGTGCCTGCACCACATCTGCACCAACTACAACAACGTCTGCCGCAAGTTCCCCCGCGACATGAAGGCCATGTCGGGAG AGAACCAGGAGTACTTCGAGAAGCACCGCTGGCCGCCGGTGTGGTACCTGAAGGAGGAGGATCACTACCAGCGGGCGAAGAAGGAGCGGGAGAAGGAAGATTACCTGCACCTCAAGCGGCAGCCCAAGAGGCGCTGGCTCTTCTGGAAcgcctcctcctccccttcttcctctccttcgTCGTcggcagccacagcctcctcctcctcctcctcctcctcctcctcggctGTGGTTTGA
- the RHOBTB2 gene encoding rho-related BTB domain-containing protein 2 isoform X2 produces the protein MERQIPVLRVRSQLMDSDMDYERPNVETIKCVVVGDNAVGKTRLICARACNATLTQYQLLATHVPTVWAIDQYRVCQEVLERSRDVVDDVSVSLRLWDTFGDHHKDRRFAYGRSDVVVLCFSIANPNSLHHVKTMWYPEIKHFCPRAPVILVGCQLDLRYADLEAVNRARRPLARPIKPNEILPPEKGREVAKELGIPYYETSVVAQFGVKDVFDNAIRAALISRRHLQFWKSHLRNVQRPLLQAPFLPPKPPPPIIIVPDPPSNNEERPAHLLEDPLCADVILVLQEKIKIYAHKIYLSTSSSKFYDLFLMDLSEEDQQSAAAGHGHAERVLHQEERHHGRDFLLRAASFDICESAEEAGPGQRQPCLRASTSDGILRGNRYEGGERGLRRGRNLSSWSRAFASIQEEMAEDPLTYKSKLMVVVKMDASIQPGPFRAVLKYLYTGELDEKERDLMHIAHIAELLEVFDLRMMVANILNNEAFMNQEITKAFHVRRTNRVKECLAKGTFSDVTFVLDDGAISAHKPLLISSCDWMAAMFGGPFVESSTNEVALPHTSKSCMRAVLEYLYTGQFSSSPDLDDMKLIILANRLCLPHLVALTEQYTVTGLMEAAQMMVDIDGDVLVFLELAQFHCASQLADWCLHHICTNYNNVCRKFPRDMKAMSGENQEYFEKHRWPPVWYLKEEDHYQRAKKEREKEDYLHLKRQPKRRWLFWNASSSPSSSPSSSAATASSSSSSSSSSAVV, from the exons gTCCCAATTAATGGATTCTGACATGGATTATGAGAGGCCAAACGTAGAAACCATCAAGTGCGTCGTGGTCGGGGACAACGCGGTGGGCAAGACGCGGCTCATCTGCGCCCGCGCCTGCAACGCCACCCTGACCCAGTACCAGCTGCTGGCCACCCACGTGCCCACGGTGTGGGCCATCGACCAGTACCGCGTCTGCCAGGAG GTGTTGGAGCGCTCCCGGGATGTGGTAGATGATGTCAGCGTGTCCTTGCGCCTCTGGGACACTTTTGGTGACCACCACAAGGACAGGCGGTTTGCCTACGGCAG GTCCGACGTTGTGGTTTTGTGCTTCTCCATCGCCAACCCCAACTCCCTGCACCATGTGAAGACCATGTGGTACCCGGAGATCAAACACTTCTGTCCCCGCGCCCCCGTCATCCTGGTGGGCTGCCAGCTCGACCTGCGCTACGCCGACCTGGAGGCCGTCAACCGAGCCCGGCGGCCCCTGGCCAG GCCAATTAAACCTAATGAGATTCTCCCCCcggagaagggcagggaggtggCCAAGGAGCTGGGGATCCCTTACTACGAGACCAGCGTGGTGGCCCAGTTCGGCGTCAAGGACGTGTTTGACAACGCCATCCGCGCCGCGCTCATCTCCCGCCGCCACCTGCAGTTCTGGAAGTCCCACCTGCGCAACGTGCAGCGGCCCCTGCTCCAAGCCCCCTTcctgccccccaaaccccctcctcCCATCATCATCGTCCCAGACCCCCCTTCCAACAACGAGGAGCGTCCGGCCCACCTCCTGGAGGACCCCCTGTGCGCGGACGTCATCCTGGTGCTGCAAGAGAAGATCAAAATCTACGCACACAAGATCTAcctctccacctcctcctccaagTTCTACGACCTGTTCCTCATGGACCTGAGCGAGGAGGACCAGCAGAGCGCGGCGGCGGGGCACGGGCACGCCGAGAGGGTGCTGCACCAGGAGGAGAGGCACCACGGGCGGGATTTCCTCCTGCGGGCCGCCAGCTTCGACATCTGCGAGAGCGCCGAGGAGGCCGGACCCGGCCAGCGCCAACCGTGCCTTAGAGCCTCCACCAGTGACGGCATCCTGCGGGGGAACCGCTACGAGGGCGGCGAGCGCGGGCTGCGCCGCGGCCGCAACCTCTCCTCCTGGAGCCGCGCGTTCGCCAGCATCCAGGAGGAGATGGCCGAAGACCCGCTCACCTACAAGTCCAAGCTGATGGTGGTGGTGAAGATGGACGCGTCCATCCAGCCAGGTCCTTTCCGCGCCGTGCTCAAGTACCTGTACACGGGGGAGCTGGACGAGAAGGAGCGCGACCTGATGCACATCGCCCACATCGCCGAGCTGCTGGAGGTGTTCGACCTGCGCATGATGGTGGCCAACATCCTCAACAACGAGGCGTTCATGAACCAGGAGATCACCAAAGCCTTCCACGTCCGCAGGACCAACCGCGTCAAGGAATGCCTGGCCAAGGGGACCTTCTCAG ACGTCACCTTCGTGCTGGATGACGGTGCTATCAGTGCCCACAAGCCCCTGCTCATCTCCAGCTGCGACTGGATGGCCGCGATGTTCGGCGGCCCCTTCGTGGAGAGCTCCACCAACGAG GTGGCACTTCCTCACACCAGCAAGAGCTGCATGCGGGCGGTGCTGGAGTACCTGTACACGGGCCAGTTCAGCTCCAGCCCCGACCTGGACGACATGAAGCTCATCATCCTCGCCAACCGCCTCTGCCTGCCGCACCTGGTGGCTCTCACAG AGCAGTACACGGTCACTGGGCTGATGGAGGCGGCGCAGATGATGGTTGACATCGATGGGGACGTGCTGGTGTTCCTGGAGCTGGCTCAG ttCCACTGCGCCTCCCAGCTCGCCGACTGGTGCCTGCACCACATCTGCACCAACTACAACAACGTCTGCCGCAAGTTCCCCCGCGACATGAAGGCCATGTCGGGAG AGAACCAGGAGTACTTCGAGAAGCACCGCTGGCCGCCGGTGTGGTACCTGAAGGAGGAGGATCACTACCAGCGGGCGAAGAAGGAGCGGGAGAAGGAAGATTACCTGCACCTCAAGCGGCAGCCCAAGAGGCGCTGGCTCTTCTGGAAcgcctcctcctccccttcttcctctccttcgTCGTcggcagccacagcctcctcctcctcctcctcctcctcctcctcggctGTGGTTTGA